The segment TGCAGGCAGGCCACTTATCACATGTGTAGTGTTTACAAAAACACTGTCAGAACACTGGAAGATGAAACccgtccagttgccatgactccaccaccagataactttacctggatgactgagaatcttcaccgacactGCTATCAAACATTCAGAGTGAGGACATTGTCCTGCAGAAAAGATGTGACCTCGATGGCAGCAAATGTTCCTTTTAAAAATCCAACATATGTCTCAGTATCAAACACTTGCGAGTGGGCACTAATGCACCCCCATACCATCACAGATGCTGATCCTTCAAAGGTCAAGCACATCGTCTTTGCCCTGGGCATTTATGGACTGAGATTTAACTGAAGTCCCTGAgtcttttcacaatattatgACAGAATGTTTTGCAATCTTTCTTTAAGAAATACTCTTTTTGAATACATTGACTACTTGGTGAGCAATAACCAAAATAACTTTGCTTGCAGAGACTGAGCCTTTTATAGGTGCTCCTTTAATAGACAATTATGATACCTCTCTTATTACCAGTTAATGTGTTGCTTGGATATTTTATAAACCTTTCAGTCTGATTTTGCCTCTGTCTCAacttttttattgcagttttgttGCAGGCTTCAAGCCCTAACTGGCGTCACACTGTCTTGTTAAGACTTAAGACTTTTACTTCAATGGTAAGTAAAAATATAGTAAATGTATTGTGGATCTATCATAAATGGCTAGctaattttattcatttagacTTTTGAATCAGTAAAGAAAATCAAAAGCTTGCTCAGGAAGAGCAACAAAGGAGGGATCCCTCTTCATGGAAGGACATTCACAATTGAAGACAGTTTGAAACAGCTATAGTATATTGCATACatgcaataaaacacatctgCTTTTTGGttggatttagttttttaaatatctgtaCAGGTGTTTTTGTCAAATTGAGTCAAATAACAGTTGATCAGCATTATATTCACTTTGAACTGAAGTATAACTTTGAGTGTAACAGAAAAACCATGTGCTATCtgatatgtttctgtgtctacTGCTCCAAAGTAGTTTTGTGGGTTTTGTTTCCTGTAAGAGGAAACGTTTCAAAAATAAAGATTGACAACCTATACCTATACCTATTGCAGCATAACCTTTTAGCTCTGTGGTATAAAACATAACGATGCATGGTCTAAAATGCATAATCATCATAACTGAATGattatatacttttattttagtaaacTGTATCACGTGCACTAGATTGTCACTGCAATATTTGTGTAAACAGCTTACTGGTCTTCTGAAGTTTAATTGGCTCATTAGGTTAACTAATTAGGTTAATAGCAATTACCAGAATTACCAGTATATTAATCAAGCACAAGCACTCTCACATCTGTGACATTTAACTTGGCATTTCATCTCTGACGCCACAGTTCACAATCAGCTCATCTTTGCTCAAAGCTCATTTCCAGTGAACTgagcagggtttttttttttttgagtgtacTTGTACCAATTCCTGTGGTTTTAGTGCTTTCACGCTTTTAAGTATAGAAAATTACCACTGCATTGTACTGTCCCTCTGAAGCTGCACACATAAACAATTGTCTAAATCATTCAGCTACAATCTTCATCTGATGACCAACATGAAAAGTTACACATTTACAAATTAGGCAAATTTTGATATTGCATCAGAAGCTTGACAGTTTCAGGCATGTTACATGACTGTACAGATCTTTACTTGTGTCTCCACAGAAAAGCTCTTGACAAACTAAAGATGAAGAAGCGGCATTTGGTTTCTGTGCATCACAGAGTTTTAACTAACTTCCAGAGGATAGGATcatcataaataaacacaaatcgTCTACAGTCTTTCCTGTCATTATTAGGGtagttaagtgtttttttttaaataaatatctgctCTATTCACATAATCTAACCTGTGTTATGATATTATGGTATTCATTTCAAGTGGTTTCGTCTTGTTTAGTGTAACAACAAACTTTCAAAGCACCAGTCATGAGGgggacttttttatttttgaaaacacCCAGTAGTTGTAGTGGAATGGCTTTCTTAGTGTGGGACCGTAGAAGTCACTCCtgtctttgccttttctgttgACATTTTTGCGAGAGCAGTGCGATGGACAACGCAGCAACTGAGATGATGGCTGAGGAGAGCCAATTGACAAATAGATTCTTAAAGGCTTTTGAGCCCCTCAGGTGTGATTCGTGAGAGTTCCtgctttgttctgttgttttttcaggtgCAGTAGCTGTGCTGTTTTGTGGGATCACTCAGGCTCACTACACCTGTGCTGTTGTTAGATCCCCAAACAACAGGTTCACTCCAGTCACTCCAGTTGGGAGACCCTCCACAGTTACTTCCCATTTTGCTCCGCACCTGCACCTCATACCTGGAATTGCAGGAGGGTAAGGTGATGCAGAAACTGTGCCTCGCTGTACTGACTTTAGAGGTCTGTTAAAAATGAGATggagttaaaaacacaaaacttggAAGAGATAACAATAAAAGTGATAAACGAAAATAAcagatgaaaaatgtgtgtttgtcccaCCTCccacttgttgttgttggtccTGAAGCGAACCTCACTGTCCACACAATTTGAGTATGTCTGGTTCCAGTAAAACCACAGGTTAGAATCTGATTCATTCTTGACACTCAGGTTGACTGGTGGAGCTAACAAGACTGGGACACAGATCGTTCAGAGAGAATAAAGCACACAGTGAGTTGACATGATAACACATTATCGTTCAGCTGTATGTACACACggctcattttcatttcattgcaaCAGTACTAATCAATGCTAAATTTCAATAAATAGACATACCTTTGTCTTTTAGATTATGTTTTTGTGGCACTCCACTAGCTTGGTCTGTCCTGCTGCCATCTACCAGTTTAGTGAAATATGTTTCAAACCTCTTCTCTATCAGTTTGTCATAGGGCACGTTACATCCAACATTCACGTTGTTCTCTGACACATAGTCGGTGCAGTAAAGGAATTCTTTGTCGTTGTGGAACCTGTGCattaattattaacacacaGCATCGTCAGTGAAGTGGTTAATAATCAGGTGAGGGAGTTATTAAAAAGACAACATATAAGTAAGTTTTCAATACTGGGCCAAGATTATTCTATATATGTGTAAAATCACCTCCATTCCTTCACTTAATTAATCTATGATCTGCTCTTAATCTCCCTAAAGCACAGCTCCTCTAAATATGACAGTATGTCAAATCAAAAGAAGTTATATATTTAATCTTTACTGTTAAATTAGTGATGTTTACTTTTATCTTTCAATTTCTAACTTTCActcattttgaacattttaatgcattataACATTAGTAATTATTTTCATGGTTGCAGTTTTCAGGCTGCTGTTAATAATTACAAACCTGCTGTAGAAGGTGTAGTTGACCCCTGGAGTCCCCTGCTTATTCCAGGAACAGCTGACATATTTAAGATGCACCACCAAACAGTCCACTTCTATCAGAGACACAAGAGGGAAGGGAatcacagaaaatgatgaaaataaactaaaactcaTCAGGGTTACTCTAATGTTCACTGATCACCCCAACTCACAGGATAGCCATCGTCTATGTGTAGTCGTCCAACGACAGTTTCCccattatttattacattacagcTGATTACAGGTCAACAGAGTTATGCTATTGCCCGTGCTAATTAAATTTGTGTTCTATctttctaaaatataaaatataggtCACTCAAACAATGTagaagcactttgtaacatatgtttagaaaagtgttctataaaaaatgtattattattattattattaattatttaattattattagatttctgtttattgtttattattgattaataacTAATATTATGGATACAAAtgaatttacaaaatgttttaccGCTaatcaaatggaaaacaaactgattagatCAGACAAACGCTCTTAAGAAACGTCACTTACTGCTCACATATCCAAAACGGTTcaatttgtttctttcattgttACCACTAAATTGTACTGTCCCTCTGAAGCTGCACACATAAACAATTGggggacttttattttgaatacaCCCGGTAGTTGTAGTGGAATGGCTTTCTTAGTGTGGGACCGTCGAAATCACTCCtgtctttgccttttctgttgACAGTTTTGCTTGTCGGGAGCCAGGGTGAGAGCAATGCGATGGACAAGGCAGCAACTGAGATGATGGCTGAGGAGAGCCAATTGACAAATAGATTCTTAAAGGCTTTTGAGCCCCTCGGGTGTGATTCGTGAGAGTTCCtgctttgttctgttgttttttcaggtgCAGTAGCTGTGCTGTTTTGTGGGATCACTCAGGCTCACTACACCTGTGCTGTTGTTAGATCCCCAAACAACAGGTTCACTCCAGTCACTCCAGTTGGGAGACCCTCCACAGTTACTTCCCATTTTGCTCCGCACCTGCATCTCATACCTGGAATTGCTGGAGGGTAAGTTGATGCAGAAACTGTGCCTCCCTGTACTGACTTTAGAGGTCTGTTAAAAATGAGATggagttaaaaacacaaaacttggAAGAGATAACAATAAAAGtgataaacaaaaataacagatgaaaaatgtgtgtttgtcccaCCTcccagttgttgttgttggtccTGAAGCGAACCTCACTGTCCACACAATTTGAGTATGTCTGGTTCCAGTAAAACCACAGGTTAGAATCTGATTCATTCTTGACAGTCAGGTTGACTGGTGGAGCTAACAAGACTGGGACACAGATCGTTCAGAGAGAATAAAGCACACAGTGAGTTGACATGATAACACATTATCGTTCAGCTGTATGTACGCACggctcattttcatttcattgcaaCAGTACTAATCAATGCTAAATTTCAATAAATAGACATACCTTTGTCTTTTAGATTATGTTTTTGTGGCACTCCACTAGCTTGGTCTGTCCTGCTGCCATCTACCAGTTTGGTGTAATATGGTTCAAACCTCTTCTCTATCAGTTTGTCATAGGGCACGTTACATCCAACATTCACGTTGTTCTCTGACACATAGTTGGTGCAGTAAAGGAATTCTTTGTCGTGAAACCTGTGCattaattattaacacacacagctaaGTATGCAGCATCGTCAGTGAAACTGTTAATAATCAGGTGAGGGAGTTATTAAAAAGACAACATATAAGTAAGTTTTCAATACTGGGCCAAGATTAttctatatatatgtaaaatCACCTCCATTCCTTCACTTAATTAATCTATGATCTGCTCTTAATCTCCCTAAAGCACAGCTCCTCTAAATATGACAGTATGTCAAATCAAAATAAGTTATATATTTAACCTTTACTGTTAAATTAGTGATGTTTACTTTTATCTTTCAATTTCTAACTTTCActcattttgaacattttaatgcattataACATTAGCAATTATTTTCATGGTTGCAGTTTTCAGGCTGCTGTTAATAATTACAAACCTGCTGTAGAAGGTGTAGTTGACCCCTGGAGTCCCCTGCTTATTCCAGGAACAGCTGACATATTTAAGATGCACCACCAAACAGTCCACTTCTATCAGAGACACAAGAGGGCAGAGAatcacagaaaatgatgaaaataaactaaaactcaTCAGGGTTACTCTAATGTTCACTGATCACCCCAACTCACAGGATAGCCATCGTCTATGTGTAACCGTCCAACGACAGTTTCCccattatttattacattacagcTGATTACAGGTCAACAGAGTTATGCTATTCCCCGTGCTAATTAAATTTGTGTTCTATctttctaaaatataaaatataggtCACTCAAACAATGTagaagcactttgtaacatatgtttagaaaagtgctctataaataatgtattattattattattaattatttaattattattagatttctgtttattgtttattattgattaataacTAATATTATGGATACAAAtgaatttacaaaatgttttaccGCTaatcaaatggaaaacaaactgattagatCAGACAAACGCTCTTAAGAAACGTCACTTACTGCTCACATATCCAAAACGGttcaatttgtttcttttattgttattataagtTCCCTATCTTTAAAAATTCAGTTATTAGTCTTTAAATAGTCTTACCAGGTGGTTCTTTGGCAAACACATGTCCCATCAGAAAGAGAGGCAGAAGCAGTCTCATCAACGTAGGTGCAGATCTTCCTCTACATCTGTGTATCGATGTGTAGCTCATGCTGGTAACTTCAATGTGTATGCGTGTTTGTTTTGAGAGAAAATTACCACTGAATTGTACTGTCTCTCTGAAgctgcacacataaaaaatTGTCAAAATCCTTCAGCTACAATATTTATCTGAGGACCAACATGAAAAGTTACACATTTACAAATCAGGCAAATATTGATATTGCATCAGAggtttgacagtttgttttcaggGATGTTACATGACTGTACAGATATTTACTTCACTTACTTACTAGAAACACTCTTGACAAACTAAAGATGAAGAAGCTGCATTTGGTTTCTGTGCATCACAGAGTTTTAACTAACTTCCAGAGGATAGGATCatcatgaacaaacacacatcttcTACAGTCTTTCCTGTCATTATTATGGtagttaagtgttttttttaataaatatctgCTCTATTCACATAATCTAACCCGTGTTATGATATTATGGTATTCATTTCTAGTGGTTTCGTCTTGTTTAGTGTAACAACAAACTTTCAAAGCACCAGTCATGAGggggacttttattttgaaacaccCGGAAGTTGCAGTGTTTTGCCAGAAGCTGTCAGTGTCACATctcacaacagaacagacgcTAGTTTATCGACACAAAGCCACCATGGGCTACTCCAGGAATGGCTTTCTTAGTGTGGGACCGTCGAAATCACTCCtgtctttgccttttctgttgACAGTTTTGCTTGTCGGGAGCCAGGGTGAGAGCAATGCGATGGACAAGGCAGCAACTGAGATGATGGCTGAGGAGAGCCACCGACAGGACAGTGCCAACCTGCTCATATTCATAATGCTCCTAACACTCACCATTTTAACCATATGGCTGTTCAAACACCAGCGATTCAGGTTCCTGCACGAAACCGGACTCGCCATGATCTACGGTAAAACCTCCAACTTGAGTTCTAACTGCTGCTAATTCAGCTAGTTAAGCTAGCTTAGCTTAATGCTAGCTGGCTATGATTCATTCACCAGAAAACCAATGTGACAGCTTAGTGTTAGATTTGAGTGTAGAAGAGGGAGGCTCAGTCAGATACATGGTCGTACAGGTGTTGTAGGTGTGTGTTAAAATAGAATATGAGGTCATATTGGAAATAAGCTATAAGAAAACAACTCATTAACCCCTTTAACTAGTCAGACACCTGCAGCACCCCTTTCAGAATAATTCACTTAGCCTAATTAACATAATTTTTTCTAAGACCCCAATCTAATTCAAGGATGTAGCACAACCAAAGGCAGGTTTTTAAAATAGAAGGTCACCTAATTTCTCTGCACGCATGATATTTACTGTTTTGCCTCGTTCCCCCTGTGTGCAGGTCTGTTGGTGGGTGTGATCCTGCGGTTTGGCGTCCATGTTCCCCAGAGCATGAGTGATGTGATGCTGAGCTGTGCCGTCAACGCCAGCCCTGCTACTCTGCTGGTCAACGTCAGCGGCCGATTCTATGAGTACACCCTGAGAGGCGAAGTCAGCCAGGGCAAAGGTCACCAAGTGCAGGACGATGAGATGCTGAGGAAGGCAAGGACGTGTCAGAAATGATCCACAGTTAGGGACAGGGAAATATCCTTTATAGATGTTTTCATAAGCGGTTCAACTAAAATGTTTGGCTGTAACAGTTGTACTGACTTTTTGTATCATTGTAGCTTCAGTGTTTTCTAAAGGTTATAGGATATGTGCTCATATGGCTTGAAAGATGACAGTTTTCTGTTGATATATCAGTGGACAGAATTTGCTTAGTCATCCTGAGCATTTGGCCCTGCTGTTGAAATGTCATCCACAATGAGGAAGAATTGTCAATCTGGATAAAGTTCTAGGACTTTTAGGAAGTAAAAGTTTCTAGAGCATTTGTTGGAAGAGCACCCTCGATTTATCTTCTTATGATCTTGATGTAAAAATGTTGGCTGTTTACAACAGAGGATATATATCATGCCATTTGGAAAGTTGGAGAACTTACTGTTGTACAACTGGTTAAAATTTACCTCTGCCTTCAGGTGACGTTTGACCCAGAAGTGTTTTTCAACATTTTGCTGCCTCCCATCATCTTCCATGCTGGTTACAGTTTGAAGAGGGTGAGAAAATCATAGGGATTTATCATTTATGGAAATTACATATCCAATGCAAATACAGATTGCATGCAAATTACTTCATGCAATTTAGTGTAATTTGCTATGCTGTTACTTTGCATGTGATTTGTCATATATATTTGTGTCATGCATTTGTCCTCATGTAATATTAAGTCTAAACTCCACTATTAGACAAGATCAGGTTTAATAAACTTTTATCCTTGTGTTCGTCAGAGACATTTTTTCAGAAACATCGGCTCCATCTTGGCCTATGCTTTCATGGGAACAGTTATATCTTGCTTTGTTATTGGGTGAGTCATGTAGTAATGACTGACATAACATCAGaggtttcagtttttcattttattcagacTCACAGAAGAATTTGACCCTTATGACTTGTACATGTCTGTCTTTACTTGTAGGTTGATCATGTATGGCTTTGTGTGGTTCATGAAGCTCGTTGGCCAGCTCGATGGAGACTTTTACTTTACTGACTGCCTCTTCTTTGGGGCCATAATCTCAGCAACAGACCCAGGTAGATAACGCCACATGAGCCTACAGTATTCATATTATCCATACTGATAAACATGGAGGCCGCTTGTCACTTTATCTTTCTGCTTACAACTTTccttgcttgtgtttttttctcctctgtgtctcaGTGACAGTGCTGGCTATCTTTAATGAGCTGAAGGTAGATGTGGACCTGTATGCTTTACTCTTTGGGGAGAGTGTCCTCAATGATGCTGTGGCCATCGTCCTCTCTTCGTAAGCATtaattacatactgtagaaaTATACACACACGGCAAAAGTATTTCAccaaagcaacagaaaaaaacaagttcacgttattttaaatctgtcaaGATGTACATTTTAAGTAATTAGCTGCTGTGATCATTCCTTATGTCCACATGTCCTTGTGTTGGAGGTACAAATTGTGCAAATATGTGTTCTTAAGTTCTGTTAGGAAGGGATACGTTTGTGGTCAGTATGGACAGGAGGAACAATAACAGTCCAATACCTCTCAACAATGTGcacagaaatgtgtcatgtgtgttttgtatgttaCATGTGAATGGTCCTAATGTTACTGACACCAGTCCCTGTCATTTCATTGCTTGCCTTCCTAATCCATCTGTGTCGTTCACCGCCTGCCTGTACGTATGTATGCAGCGTTCTTCTCCGGTTGGAGAAACAGATTAGGGAGGAGGGGGCTGGAGCTGTGCGCTCCCCAGGAAATGATGGAGTCTGGCCAGAGGGGACAGAGGAATGGCAGGGAGGAAACCAGACACTGACTCTCCACAATGGGTCGGTGGGCTTTTTGTGTGGATGCGGTGGCAGAATTGTAGAGTTAGAACCTCATCATCTCAGTGTTGAACCACTGATTAGGATGATTACTGGCCTGCCCTGCACCCCTCCCCCGGCACTGGAGCCCTTTTTAAAAGCATTCCTTGCAtaattttcagtttgtcttCGTTCTGTTGACCCTGAAAATTAAGaagttttaattaaagttttgATAATGTAGATGTGGGAATGTTTCATTACTATATTAGGGCTGGTGATTTGCTTTGCTGTTGACTTCATTTGTAGCATCTGAATTAGGTACTACAGAACCTATTATTACTCTTACTGGATATCAACCACATAGAGTTGATAAATCCAATTAAAGTTAAGCATGTAAGACCCAAAATTTCTCCCTTTTTATAACTGTAAAACCCAACTCCAGTTCATGTGTGCTatgtgttacatttttaaaggcTAATCAAAATCATCTAAATCAAAATCTGAATTGGATTTGGGTTGTTGCAGGTTTAATTTGATGCCTGAGCTCATATTGAAAAAcctctctgtttgtgtgagtcTGTGCTAGTTCCCCTTACCTGGAAACCACTTTCAGCgtctcatttcctttttacatgtaaatgttttaaatgtttttatttcagttccATTGTGGCGTACCAGCCTGCAGGAGACAACAGCCACAGCTTCGAGGCCATGGCCATGTTGAAATCCTTCGGCATCTTCCTGGGAGTTTTCAGTGGATCATTGGCTCTTGGAGTGGCCACTGGAGTCATGACTGCTCTCATATCTTTACACAAGTTTGCTACAATTACATaacatacatttctatttacagttagacatacacaaacagaacacaTCTATACATGCTACAGGTGTGCATGCAGGTGTGGATTTgccagtttctgttttacaccttgacttttactttttatcacGTGACCAAGTTCACCAAGCTGAGGGACTTCTCCTTGCTGGAGAcagctttgtttttcctcatgtcCTGGAGCACGTTCCTGTTGGCTGAAGCCTGCGGGTTCACAGGTATCCAACACTCCTACATGCACTTTAAACATGTAATTTAGATTTAGCTTGAGTCCTAGAACTTTACTTTCTGGTGACCTTTTAGTCATTTTATGCCTCTTTGCTATAGACTCAAGAGTTAGTTTTGACTTGTTTTACAATTATATAAGATAAGATCTATAAGATGTTCTTCTTAGGAagttaaaaaacatgtttatgaaTGAATCAGAGAACTTGAGTCATCATTATTCTCCGAACCATGACAGTAGCACAGCACACAGCATTGTTCACGTGTTaaggtcatttttatttattttttcttcaattGTACTACGTTTTCACCTTAGGTTCTGTTCCTACTCTTTGTATTGATTATAATTGACAaacttaaagtacattttaaatgtaaatttaagcTCTTCAGTTGGGTATGATTCACGATAGGTGAGATTaatctgtttctgctttgttttgttgtttcttcaggtgtaGTAGCTGTGCTGTTCTGTGGGATCACTCAGGCTCACTACACCTACAACAATCTCTCCCCTGAATCTCAGGACAGGACCAAACAGGTAAAATGCAATCTTAATGACTACTTTGTGCCTACTATCTAACAGCGTGCATTTACACATTATGCAATGAGCTATACTTATACTAATACTAGcaggtttatttattatttgcagtagtagtagtagtagagaaATAGAATAAATACAGGGAAATGTCCTGAATGAAATGTCCATCCTTcaattgtaaattgtattcatttccgctactggtcgctgctgttttgtgttttgtgttctgtttttgcactgtcttctgacgtctgtctgcactttttctttgtgttcttgcactgtttgcactaggttgcacaggatgcactttatgtgttttgctaggacaacttagcagtcctcagccccatgtttgtcttgttgccgttttatgtagcaccatggttctggagaaacgttgtctcatttcactatgtactgcttcagctatatgtggttggaatgacaataaagcttcttgacttgacttgaaacTACTGAGAAGGGAAGAGGTTTTGGCTTTTTGAAGTACAGCACTGTGTTTCTGATAGGTTAGGtagaattcaaattaaaataaacgtCCAACATGTCTGTCAATAAGTGACAATAACAGTTGACAGTTTGGGCACACGTGGGTTGTACCTTAATTATCTTTTACAGGAAATCTCcacatgataattaacatgcaAAGTGACGTTAATGCAGCCTAATTGTTTTTCAGTTACAGTTTCTGTCCTGG is part of the Anabas testudineus chromosome 14, fAnaTes1.2, whole genome shotgun sequence genome and harbors:
- the il2rga gene encoding interleukin 2 receptor, gamma a isoform X2; translation: MSYTSIHRCRGRSAPTLMRLLLPLFLMGHVFAKEPPEVDCLVVHLKYVSCSWNKQGTPGVNYTFYSRFHDKEFLYCTNYVSENNVNVGCNVPYDKLIEKRFEPYYTKLVDGSRTDQASGVPQKHNLKDKVLLAPPVNLTVKNESDSNLWFYWNQTYSNCVDSEVRFRTCGGSPNWSDWSEPVVWGSNNSTEVDCLVVHLKYVSCSWNKQGTPGVNYTFYSRFHNDKEFLYCTDYVSENNVNVGCNVPYDKLIEKRFETYFTKLVDGSRTDQASGVPQKHNLKDKVLLAPPVNLSVKNESDSNLWFYWNQTYSNCVDSEVRFRTNNNKWETSKVSTARQSFCINLPSSNSRYEMQVRSKMGSNCGGSPNWSDWSEPVVWGSHNSTDNTQKNLISVWTPVLYVVGVITLIILVMMLLHYERLRIILIPVVPKPSLNHRDMENWFQSSKGLNFEDFKANYNERACPVREYCQVSQSDSESSGGSTCSVTTNQTDCSVSIPVNESEDVSTPCSTSTSSITDSSEKELHISV
- the il2rga gene encoding interleukin 2 receptor, gamma a isoform X1 is translated as MSYTSIHRCRGRSAPTLMRLLLPLFLMGHVFAKEPPEVDCLVVHLKYVSCSWNKQGTPGVNYTFYSRFHDKEFLYCTNYVSENNVNVGCNVPYDKLIEKRFEPYYTKLVDGSRTDQASGVPQKHNLKDKVLLAPPVNLTVKNESDSNLWFYWNQTYSNCVDSEVRFRTNNNNWETSKVSTGRHSFCINLPSSNSRYEMQVRSKMGSNCGGSPNWSDWSEPVVWGSNNSTEVDCLVVHLKYVSCSWNKQGTPGVNYTFYSRFHNDKEFLYCTDYVSENNVNVGCNVPYDKLIEKRFETYFTKLVDGSRTDQASGVPQKHNLKDKVLLAPPVNLSVKNESDSNLWFYWNQTYSNCVDSEVRFRTNNNKWETSKVSTARQSFCINLPSSNSRYEMQVRSKMGSNCGGSPNWSDWSEPVVWGSHNSTDNTQKNLISVWTPVLYVVGVITLIILVMMLLHYERLRIILIPVVPKPSLNHRDMENWFQSSKGLNFEDFKANYNERACPVREYCQVSQSDSESSGGSTCSVTTNQTDCSVSIPVNESEDVSTPCSTSTSSITDSSEKELHISV
- the LOC113169350 gene encoding sodium/hydrogen exchanger 6-like; amino-acid sequence: MRGTFILKHPEVAVFCQKLSVSHLTTEQTLVYRHKATMGYSRNGFLSVGPSKSLLSLPFLLTVLLVGSQGESNAMDKAATEMMAEESHRQDSANLLIFIMLLTLTILTIWLFKHQRFRFLHETGLAMIYGLLVGVILRFGVHVPQSMSDVMLSCAVNASPATLLVNVSGRFYEYTLRGEVSQGKGHQVQDDEMLRKVTFDPEVFFNILLPPIIFHAGYSLKRRHFFRNIGSILAYAFMGTVISCFVIGLIMYGFVWFMKLVGQLDGDFYFTDCLFFGAIISATDPVTVLAIFNELKVDVDLYALLFGESVLNDAVAIVLSSSIVAYQPAGDNSHSFEAMAMLKSFGIFLGVFSGSLALGVATGVMTALVTKFTKLRDFSLLETALFFLMSWSTFLLAEACGFTGVVAVLFCGITQAHYTYNNLSPESQDRTKQLFELLHFLAENFIFSYMGLTLFSFQSHVFNPLFIIGAFVAVFLGRAANIYPLSFLLNLGRKNKIGANLQHVMMFAGLRGAMAFALAIRDTETYARQMMFSTTLLIVFFTVWICGGGTTPMLSFMSIPVGVDSDQENSSSAVLGGSQWRNTKHESAWPFRIWYNFDHNYLKPLLTHSGPPLTATLPSCCGPLARCLTSPQAYENEGQLHDDDSDFILNDANVSSMYADVTVSTDASGSHTVNRNRSSTNSTGGGLCDEGLDHELGLAEHEVAIRGTRLVLPMDDPVEPPTTVTLPPPPSPPHSDPRRHRL